The following are encoded in a window of Candidatus Moraniibacteriota bacterium genomic DNA:
- a CDS encoding polysaccharide lyase family 7 protein, with amino-acid sequence MVWKYILFSLGIGVLSIFLFEYFFQKDVEKTTIDSLDLFFKPKNTIGPYPSKIINLSNWKITLPIGTEKKPKYPLEIRQPELNEYRLDPWFSLTPEKDGVVFRAPVNAPTTGNTKYARSELREMKDGGKNSASWSSTEGKHTMILDQAVTAIPKVKQHVVAGQIHDSEDDVIVIRLEYPNLYVNVDGENEYVLDANYTLGKRFTVKFVAEKGKTSIYYNKQDDPVYVLDLDYSEAYFKAGVYTQSNCKTEEDKKYCQSDNYGEVILYNVEVIHI; translated from the coding sequence ATGGTGTGGAAATATATTCTTTTTTCTTTGGGAATTGGTGTTTTGAGTATTTTTTTGTTCGAATATTTTTTTCAAAAAGATGTTGAAAAAACAACTATCGATTCTTTAGATCTTTTTTTCAAACCAAAAAATACTATTGGTCCGTATCCTTCAAAAATTATAAATCTTTCCAATTGGAAAATAACACTTCCTATCGGGACGGAAAAAAAGCCAAAATATCCTTTGGAAATTCGTCAGCCAGAACTCAATGAATATCGATTAGATCCTTGGTTTTCTCTTACTCCTGAAAAAGACGGAGTTGTTTTCCGTGCTCCAGTAAATGCTCCAACAACAGGGAATACGAAATACGCTCGATCTGAATTGAGAGAAATGAAAGATGGGGGAAAAAACTCTGCGAGTTGGTCTTCAACCGAAGGAAAACATACAATGATTCTTGATCAGGCTGTTACGGCTATCCCAAAAGTTAAACAGCATGTAGTAGCAGGTCAAATCCATGACTCAGAAGATGATGTTATTGTGATTCGTTTAGAGTATCCTAATTTATATGTAAATGTTGACGGGGAGAACGAATATGTTTTAGATGCGAATTACACATTAGGAAAAAGATTTACTGTGAAGTTTGTTGCGGAGAAAGGAAAAACTTCGATTTATTATAATAAACAAGATGATCCTGTATATGTATTAGATCTTGATTATTCCGAGGCTTATTTTAAGGCGGGTGTTTATACACAGTCAAATTGTAAAACGGAAGAAGATAAAAAATATTGTCAGAGTGATAACTATGGCGAAGTGATTCTTTATAATGTAGAAGTTATTCATATATAG
- a CDS encoding prepilin-type N-terminal cleavage/methylation domain-containing protein, producing the protein MRNYFFKKEEKGISLIEVLTVMAVIGIFASIGVSGFFSFKKGNDFLLSIEQANNTIRLARMKALNGNNDDDWGVHITASQILVFKGNDFINRNISYDEVVSLSEVASVSGLTQIIFSKMSGLPSDVGVIYFNDGNQNKSIEINEKGMVIK; encoded by the coding sequence ATGAGAAATTATTTTTTTAAAAAGGAAGAAAAAGGAATTTCATTGATAGAGGTTTTGACAGTAATGGCTGTTATTGGAATTTTCGCAAGTATAGGTGTGAGTGGATTTTTTTCTTTTAAAAAAGGAAATGATTTTCTTCTTTCCATAGAACAGGCAAATAATACTATTAGATTAGCGAGAATGAAGGCTTTAAATGGTAATAATGATGATGATTGGGGGGTTCATATTACTGCGAGTCAAATACTTGTTTTTAAGGGAAATGATTTCATCAATCGAAATATTTCTTATGATGAAGTCGTTAGCCTTTCGGAAGTAGCGAGCGTTTCAGGTCTTACGCAAATTATTTTTTCTAAAATGAGTGGTCTTCCTTCAGATGTGGGTGTAATATATTTTAATGATGGGAATCAAAATAAAAGTATAGAAATCAATGAAAAAGGAATGGTTATTAAATAG
- a CDS encoding FAD:protein FMN transferase → MLSEYNYHTRIMGCDFDLTFLAESEEEGDYYFIQALEIAQNYEEKFSRFRNESELMQLNTKKSMKMTDDFLEVYEKAQIVYEDTEGGFNSLIQVGRIGYDRSFEKMKAGDNISFGDLKYNTCMEDIRRDNCELSLKKDQRLDFGGFLKGFVTQKIAQENKSKGLIINIGGDIYTKGLNAKNKKFIFTILHPQDEKKNIQVVLKDKALCTSGTYKRKWKYEKKNLHHIVNPYSKISSESDLISASVICKDGYIADAYATYAIILGINKAEKFLVSRGVNFVLIDVHGKVRTLIN, encoded by the coding sequence ATGCTTTCTGAATACAATTATCATACGAGAATAATGGGTTGTGATTTTGATTTAACCTTTCTTGCTGAGAGTGAGGAAGAAGGGGATTATTATTTTATACAAGCATTAGAAATAGCTCAAAACTATGAAGAAAAATTTTCTCGTTTTCGTAATGAGAGTGAGTTAATGCAACTCAATACAAAAAAATCAATGAAAATGACTGATGATTTTTTGGAAGTGTACGAAAAAGCTCAAATAGTATATGAAGATACGGAGGGAGGATTTAATTCTCTTATTCAAGTGGGTCGTATTGGATATGATCGTTCTTTCGAAAAAATGAAAGCAGGAGATAATATTTCTTTTGGCGATTTGAAATACAATACTTGTATGGAGGATATCCGAAGAGATAATTGTGAACTTTCTTTAAAAAAAGATCAGCGCTTAGATTTCGGGGGTTTTCTTAAGGGTTTTGTGACTCAAAAAATTGCACAAGAGAATAAATCAAAAGGATTGATAATTAATATTGGTGGGGATATTTATACAAAAGGATTGAACGCTAAAAATAAAAAATTTATTTTTACTATACTGCACCCTCAAGACGAAAAGAAAAATATTCAAGTTGTTCTTAAAGATAAAGCGCTTTGCACAAGCGGAACCTATAAAAGAAAATGGAAGTATGAAAAAAAGAATTTACATCACATTGTAAATCCTTATTCAAAAATAAGTTCAGAAAGTGATCTTATTTCGGCAAGTGTTATATGCAAGGATGGTTATATCGCAGATGCCTATGCGACATATGCAATAATTCTGGGAATAAATAAGGCTGAAAAATTTCTAGTTTCTCGAGGCGTTAATTTTGTACTTATAGATGTACATGGTAAAGTAAGAACACTGATTAATTAA
- a CDS encoding hemerythrin family protein, with the protein MAFIWSDEYNLGIERIDKQHKHFARLIEKLHNAINNTTFDQELEGIMVDLVEYAQYHFKTEEFYFDLYQYEFSEEHKEEHKKLLQKALDFQKQYKEERVISLEEFTEFLEDWLVDHMGGQDRKYIQCFREHGLS; encoded by the coding sequence ATGGCTTTTATCTGGAGTGATGAGTATAATCTTGGTATAGAGAGAATAGACAAACAACATAAACATTTTGCTCGTCTTATTGAAAAACTTCATAATGCTATAAATAATACAACTTTCGATCAAGAATTAGAGGGTATTATGGTTGATTTGGTGGAATATGCTCAGTATCACTTTAAAACGGAGGAATTTTATTTTGATTTGTATCAATACGAATTTTCCGAGGAACATAAAGAAGAACATAAAAAATTATTACAAAAAGCACTTGATTTTCAAAAGCAGTATAAAGAAGAAAGGGTAATTTCATTAGAAGAGTTTACTGAATTTTTAGAGGATTGGCTTGTTGATCATATGGGAGGACAAGATAGAAAATATATCCAATGCTTTCGCGAACATGGATTGTCTTAA
- a CDS encoding PAS domain S-box protein: MKKEISHIIFFSGLFTLIVVGFFINIYFEKSTEKTLREELTRLSEVVNLTVDSKKIASLEGNLEDEKNEEYLHLRKQFLLVGEALKKFDIRWIYFLRKEGESWIFLVDSIETESSDHAFPGEVYIDYPKEIDLVAKRYESLVAGPYTDPWGIFISSFIPVKDFETGESIGVLGLDIDADVWQEKITKAQIFPSVVIGTLILFWISFFLYRQKRSQNEKKISIRDLQLESVTKNIQDVVYRVNQEGIITYISPAVEAMFGFSPEEIEGKSIDFLLFPEIKKEEEERFWQSFQEKNDSLMNILLRHKNGEMREVEISGVFIQEKESIIEFQGIIHDVTKEKRINQKIEAQTENLKNSQKALLNVLEDIEIEKEKMEQEKDKLDAILYSIGDGVFVVDRHLKIVMVNNMVSTLTGYSNEELLLNEVYFERMKFISDDNEMKRDTFVEDVIQTGEEKKMMEHTALIQKNGNRMPVADSASPLKNKKGEVIGCVVVFRDATKEREINRMKSEFVSVASHQLRTPLTSIKWFAELLLDESNVNLTNEQKEYAKEIYEGNERLIDLVNDLLNVSRIETGKNFVVEMKKTDIVEIVRDVVKKQIPSAKEKNITIVLDEEIPEVLLLDIDGVKIEQVFQNLLSNAIKYSLENSEVRFGFLEEDRSVCFSVKDSGIGIPDDQKKHMFEKFFRASNVIMTEAQGTGLGLYIAKSIIEGHGGEIWFESSEKGTTFFIRLQK; the protein is encoded by the coding sequence ATGAAAAAAGAAATTTCTCATATTATTTTTTTCTCAGGACTTTTTACTCTTATTGTTGTAGGTTTTTTCATAAATATATATTTTGAGAAATCAACAGAAAAAACTCTTCGAGAAGAATTGACCCGATTGAGTGAAGTTGTTAATTTGACCGTAGATTCGAAAAAAATAGCTTCTCTAGAGGGGAATTTAGAGGATGAAAAAAATGAAGAATATCTTCATTTGAGGAAACAATTCCTTCTTGTCGGAGAGGCTTTAAAAAAGTTTGATATCAGATGGATTTATTTTCTTAGAAAAGAAGGAGAATCCTGGATTTTTTTGGTAGATTCTATCGAAACAGAATCTTCTGATCATGCTTTTCCTGGAGAAGTCTACATAGATTATCCCAAAGAAATAGATTTAGTAGCAAAGAGATATGAATCATTGGTGGCGGGTCCATATACAGATCCATGGGGAATATTTATTTCTTCTTTTATTCCTGTTAAAGATTTTGAAACTGGAGAGTCGATTGGTGTTTTGGGCCTTGATATTGACGCAGATGTTTGGCAAGAAAAAATTACAAAAGCACAAATCTTTCCAAGCGTAGTAATAGGGACTCTTATTCTTTTTTGGATTTCTTTCTTTTTATATCGTCAAAAACGATCACAAAATGAAAAGAAAATTTCTATAAGAGACTTGCAATTAGAGTCTGTGACAAAAAACATTCAGGATGTGGTATATCGAGTGAATCAAGAGGGTATAATAACGTATATTTCTCCAGCTGTGGAGGCTATGTTTGGATTTTCTCCAGAAGAAATAGAAGGGAAAAGTATTGATTTTCTTCTTTTTCCTGAAATAAAAAAGGAAGAGGAAGAAAGATTTTGGCAATCATTTCAAGAAAAAAATGATAGTTTAATGAATATTTTATTGCGTCATAAAAATGGAGAGATGAGAGAAGTGGAAATTTCTGGAGTATTTATTCAAGAGAAAGAATCTATAATTGAATTTCAAGGAATAATTCATGATGTAACGAAAGAAAAAAGAATTAATCAAAAAATAGAAGCACAAACGGAAAATTTGAAAAATTCTCAAAAAGCACTTCTTAATGTTTTGGAGGATATTGAAATAGAAAAAGAAAAAATGGAGCAAGAAAAAGATAAATTAGATGCTATTTTGTATAGTATTGGAGACGGCGTGTTTGTCGTGGATCGTCATCTTAAAATAGTTATGGTGAATAATATGGTTTCTACATTGACGGGTTATTCTAATGAAGAGCTTCTTTTGAATGAAGTTTATTTTGAAAGGATGAAATTTATATCAGATGATAATGAGATGAAAAGAGATACGTTTGTAGAAGATGTAATACAAACAGGGGAAGAGAAAAAAATGATGGAGCATACAGCACTGATTCAGAAAAATGGAAATAGAATGCCTGTAGCTGATAGTGCCTCACCTTTAAAAAATAAAAAAGGAGAAGTGATTGGTTGTGTCGTTGTGTTTCGAGATGCTACAAAAGAGCGTGAAATAAATAGAATGAAGTCAGAATTTGTTTCGGTAGCATCGCACCAATTAAGAACACCTCTGACAAGTATAAAATGGTTTGCAGAACTTCTTCTTGATGAAAGTAATGTAAATTTAACCAATGAGCAGAAGGAATATGCCAAAGAAATCTATGAGGGAAATGAGCGTCTTATTGATTTAGTAAACGATCTTTTAAATGTTTCTAGAATTGAAACAGGGAAAAATTTTGTAGTAGAAATGAAAAAAACAGACATAGTTGAAATTGTAAGAGATGTGGTAAAGAAACAAATTCCGAGCGCAAAAGAAAAAAATATTACTATCGTTTTAGATGAAGAAATTCCTGAAGTCTTGCTATTGGATATTGATGGGGTTAAAATAGAACAAGTTTTCCAGAATCTTTTGAGTAATGCTATCAAATATTCTCTAGAAAACAGTGAAGTGCGATTTGGTTTCTTGGAGGAAGATCGTTCGGTATGTTTTTCTGTGAAAGACTCTGGAATAGGCATTCCTGATGATCAGAAAAAACATATGTTTGAGAAATTTTTTCGAGCAAGTAATGTTATTATGACGGAAGCACAGGGAACTGGATTGGGCCTGTATATAGCAAAGTCAATTATTGAGGGGCACGGAGGGGAGATTTGGTTTGAATCAAGTGAGAAGGGAACAACATTTTTTATTCGTTTACAAAAATAG
- a CDS encoding beta-propeller domain-containing protein has translation MEKKMKIFLSFMGGLALVSIFFILFDNFYDKENSKGISIFESEKKKDESIARNSIKQFSSEEEFKQYLENAEKYEMSTPRNFGESVDKNSLMMGSPNGNGGDMPFTLESKKGDSTNAGRFSQTNVQVVGIDEPDIVKTDGKEIYYSRENERYYFYDDVTALEPRGISFEENEKNQVQIDALPPSISPPSSILPPREPIENDSETSLIKAFPIDEMVQNGKIKKTGKMLLFENMLVIFSGNDIFGFDISNVKNPIEKWKIASEENTSLVQSRKLDKELYVVSNTFINKTHPCPLYPLSLGVDKISIPCNEIYYPSSGRAFINSTYSISVINPKNGSLRKSMSFVGSLDNSTLYMNKDFLYIAYGIYGDFSRSFLNFIMEQEDLFSPEALKRVEKIAQYDISQESKMLEFGKVMEDESLFQNEDDQLKFSNELENRMSLFGEKHKREMYSTEIVKIAIKNLEINSTGIVPGRLLNQFSLDEYEGTLRVATTIDGSFFGGSESSNDVYILGKNLEERGSIKDLGLGEQIYSARFLGDMGYVVTFRQTDPFYVLDLSNPDKPRKAGELKIPGYSSYLHPLEKNLILGIGMEEGKVKLSLFDVSSPDNPREVSKYLLKEYFSEATNNHNAFLADPKNKIFFLPGSEGGYVFSYNDGELKMKLASGDKEIQRAVYIDKYLYVIGKKSISVYDQKNWTKAKEFTF, from the coding sequence ATGGAAAAAAAAATGAAGATATTCCTTTCTTTTATGGGAGGGCTTGCTCTAGTCTCTATCTTTTTTATTCTTTTTGATAATTTTTATGATAAGGAAAATTCAAAGGGTATAAGCATATTTGAATCTGAAAAAAAGAAAGACGAAAGTATTGCACGTAATTCTATAAAGCAGTTTTCTTCCGAAGAAGAATTTAAACAGTATCTTGAAAATGCTGAAAAATATGAAATGAGTACTCCTCGAAATTTTGGTGAATCTGTTGATAAAAATTCTTTAATGATGGGATCTCCTAATGGTAATGGAGGTGATATGCCTTTTACTTTGGAATCTAAAAAAGGAGATAGTACGAATGCCGGAAGATTTTCTCAAACAAATGTTCAGGTTGTGGGTATTGATGAGCCAGATATTGTAAAAACCGATGGAAAAGAAATATATTATTCTCGAGAGAATGAACGATATTATTTTTATGATGATGTTACCGCATTAGAACCAAGAGGAATTTCTTTCGAAGAGAATGAAAAAAATCAAGTGCAAATAGATGCTTTACCACCATCTATTTCACCTCCTTCTTCTATTTTGCCACCAAGAGAACCAATTGAAAATGATAGTGAGACTTCCCTTATAAAAGCCTTTCCCATTGATGAAATGGTGCAAAATGGAAAAATAAAAAAGACGGGAAAGATGCTTCTTTTTGAAAATATGCTTGTGATATTTTCAGGAAATGATATTTTTGGATTTGATATTTCGAATGTAAAAAATCCGATTGAAAAATGGAAAATAGCTTCTGAGGAAAATACTTCTTTAGTTCAATCAAGAAAATTAGATAAAGAACTTTATGTAGTGAGTAATACCTTTATAAATAAAACACATCCTTGTCCTCTATATCCCTTGTCTTTGGGAGTGGATAAAATAAGTATTCCTTGTAATGAGATATATTATCCTTCTTCGGGAAGAGCTTTTATAAATTCAACCTATTCTATCTCGGTAATCAATCCAAAAAATGGATCTTTAAGAAAATCAATGTCTTTTGTTGGATCTTTGGATAATTCCACTCTCTATATGAATAAAGATTTTCTGTATATTGCTTATGGAATATACGGAGACTTTTCTAGATCTTTTTTAAATTTTATTATGGAGCAAGAGGATTTATTTTCTCCCGAAGCTTTGAAAAGAGTAGAAAAAATAGCACAGTATGATATAAGTCAGGAATCAAAAATGCTTGAATTTGGAAAGGTTATGGAAGATGAATCTTTATTCCAAAATGAAGATGATCAATTAAAGTTTTCTAATGAGCTTGAAAATAGAATGTCTCTTTTTGGAGAAAAACACAAAAGAGAAATGTATTCAACGGAAATAGTAAAAATAGCGATAAAAAATTTAGAAATTAATTCAACAGGAATTGTTCCAGGAAGACTCCTTAATCAATTTTCTTTGGATGAATATGAAGGTACTCTTCGTGTAGCAACAACGATAGATGGTAGTTTTTTTGGAGGCTCGGAATCTTCAAATGATGTCTATATTTTAGGAAAAAATCTTGAAGAAAGGGGTTCGATAAAAGATCTTGGTTTGGGGGAACAAATATACTCGGCAAGGTTTTTGGGAGATATGGGGTATGTTGTAACATTTCGTCAGACGGATCCATTTTACGTACTTGATCTTTCTAATCCTGATAAACCAAGAAAGGCGGGAGAATTGAAAATTCCTGGATATTCTTCATACTTACACCCCTTGGAGAAAAATCTTATTTTGGGAATTGGTATGGAGGAAGGGAAAGTAAAATTGTCATTATTTGATGTGAGCTCTCCGGATAATCCTCGAGAGGTAAGTAAATATCTTCTCAAAGAATATTTTTCTGAGGCGACGAATAATCATAATGCTTTTTTGGCAGACCCCAAGAATAAAATATTTTTCCTTCCTGGATCTGAAGGTGGATACGTATTCTCGTACAATGATGGGGAACTTAAAATGAAACTTGCAAGTGGTGATAAAGAAATTCAAAGAGCGGTTTATATTGATAAGTATCTCTATGTTATTGGGAAAAAATCAATATCCGTTTATGATCAAAAAAATTGGACCAAAGCAAAAGAATTTACTTTTTAG
- a CDS encoding prepilin-type N-terminal cleavage/methylation domain-containing protein, with protein sequence MKKEWLLNRKGFSVVEAVVATAIFSIIVASIMTSIFSTNRIVFFSGEKSRATFLAEEGLEATKSIRDKDFENLIDGTYGLDTQGGEWIFSGSQDIQDIFTRSITISSLNENTKKVQSTIQWTQDSEEKIVTLESRLTNWKISKMQTNRGMLVFGDGGTTSDSIKYRMYEEESGTWGSVASLADIDQTTTNKALRTARVYASEDRDEYIAISRHFNGTQQSIYAQVYNGSSWGNVQLLSSWNANTFLYAQNYDGVYLSNGDFVVIYSDFTNTPKFRVWNGTSWGVQVSMKTASTYPNFVVAKARPETKEIMVAFTGQNRRVFTQYFNGGSYTTTSWTYLQHTTSGVANTVRLADFSWSPENTSVGAMVYSEGTTRYISVKVFTANGSGGGAWSSRVNSPTQSNSSMNVMIQGREGANQFMTCYKDNKNPQQFLCFEVNSFTPTIATPTNNIITTTAVSATGVFGLDFNYAPNGLSGVVVYSDNTAIPKMRTYNPSSHIFSSAISLPSLGNTVYTNKIIVNPDSEEAMFLFGGSNRSLYSIAFDSVSGTVYTTPAGKALNTQGTNGSANTDQWYDFVWKK encoded by the coding sequence ATGAAAAAGGAATGGTTATTAAATAGAAAAGGATTTAGCGTTGTTGAAGCTGTTGTTGCTACGGCAATTTTTTCTATTATAGTTGCTTCTATAATGACGAGTATTTTTTCTACCAATAGAATAGTTTTTTTCTCTGGAGAAAAATCACGAGCAACATTTCTTGCTGAAGAAGGCTTGGAAGCTACAAAAAGTATACGGGATAAGGATTTTGAAAATTTAATTGATGGTACGTATGGGCTGGATACACAGGGTGGGGAATGGATATTTAGCGGAAGTCAGGATATACAAGATATTTTTACAAGAAGTATTACCATTTCCTCTTTGAATGAAAATACTAAGAAGGTACAATCGACTATACAATGGACTCAGGATTCGGAAGAGAAAATAGTGACATTAGAAAGTCGTTTGACGAATTGGAAAATTTCAAAAATGCAAACGAATCGAGGAATGCTCGTTTTTGGAGATGGGGGAACAACTTCAGATTCGATAAAATATCGCATGTATGAAGAAGAAAGTGGCACGTGGGGTTCAGTCGCCTCTCTTGCTGATATTGATCAAACAACAACGAATAAAGCTTTGCGAACAGCTCGCGTCTATGCTTCAGAGGATCGTGATGAATATATTGCTATTTCCAGACATTTTAATGGAACACAACAATCTATTTATGCGCAGGTATATAATGGTTCTTCTTGGGGGAATGTGCAATTACTTTCTAGTTGGAATGCGAATACGTTTTTGTATGCACAAAATTATGATGGAGTTTATTTGAGTAATGGAGATTTTGTGGTAATCTACAGTGATTTTACCAATACACCAAAATTTCGAGTGTGGAATGGAACTTCATGGGGAGTACAAGTTTCAATGAAAACAGCTTCAACATATCCAAATTTTGTAGTCGCGAAGGCGAGGCCGGAGACAAAAGAAATTATGGTTGCCTTTACGGGACAAAATAGGCGTGTTTTCACACAATATTTTAATGGAGGATCGTATACTACAACAAGTTGGACATACCTCCAGCATACTACGAGTGGTGTTGCTAATACCGTTCGATTAGCAGATTTTTCTTGGAGTCCAGAAAATACTTCTGTGGGTGCTATGGTGTATTCTGAAGGAACGACAAGATACATCTCTGTAAAAGTATTTACTGCCAATGGAAGTGGTGGTGGGGCATGGTCTTCTCGTGTGAATAGTCCAACGCAAAGTAATAGTTCTATGAATGTCATGATACAAGGGCGAGAAGGAGCAAATCAATTTATGACTTGTTATAAAGATAATAAAAATCCACAGCAATTTCTTTGTTTTGAGGTGAATAGTTTTACACCCACAATAGCTACGCCAACGAATAATATAATAACAACTACAGCAGTGAGTGCTACGGGGGTTTTTGGTTTAGATTTTAATTATGCACCTAATGGTCTTTCTGGAGTCGTTGTCTATTCTGATAATACGGCTATACCAAAAATGAGAACATATAATCCATCATCTCATATATTTAGCTCAGCCATTTCTTTGCCGTCCTTAGGAAATACGGTGTATACGAATAAAATTATTGTTAATCCAGATTCTGAAGAAGCGATGTTTCTTTTTGGGGGCAGTAACAGAAGCCTTTATTCTATAGCTTTTGATTCGGTAAGCGGCACTGTCTACACAACGCCTGCTGGAAAAGCTTTGAATACACAAGGAACTAATGGATCAGCAAATACGGATCAGTGGTATGACTTTGTGTGGAAAAAATAG
- a CDS encoding HAMP domain-containing protein, with protein sequence MGLEIFSENSEIKNSFLEKDREKLYTSVAPLFKGLKERYALTHLYFHLPDRTVFLRLHDKSLFGDEVKRKTLLNAEKTKEISSGLELGKTAFALRSVIPYYDKDQLIGYLEFGKEIDEFLDILKQEVGDDFVFLGKKELMERSEWEKTMSLKDVSSRWDDNETYVFLGSTNKDTHSSCSRFIDFSSTEDEFVGNEIVTEGEKKYQCSGFSVYDFEKERTGIILLKSDVSETLAFGDKQILSLVLFSGGIFFTFLILFEIVVWRIITSPLHRLLISIQKVTQNSRKQKINIESGYEVGKISSAFNEMIEVVENARENLEEKVLSRTEELEKVNKFMIGRELRMIELKKEINRLKKEKEF encoded by the coding sequence ATGGGTTTGGAAATTTTTTCTGAAAATTCTGAAATAAAAAATAGTTTTCTCGAAAAAGATCGTGAAAAATTATATACTTCAGTAGCCCCACTATTCAAAGGACTTAAAGAGCGATATGCTTTAACGCATTTATATTTTCATCTCCCGGACAGAACAGTTTTTTTACGTTTACACGACAAGTCATTATTTGGGGATGAAGTAAAGAGAAAAACACTTCTGAACGCAGAAAAAACGAAAGAAATTAGTTCTGGGCTAGAATTAGGAAAAACAGCTTTCGCACTTCGATCAGTCATTCCTTATTATGATAAGGATCAATTGATTGGCTATTTGGAATTTGGAAAGGAAATAGATGAATTCTTGGATATTTTGAAACAAGAAGTTGGAGATGATTTTGTCTTTTTGGGAAAGAAAGAGCTGATGGAAAGATCTGAATGGGAAAAAACAATGTCTTTGAAAGATGTATCTTCTCGTTGGGATGATAATGAAACTTATGTTTTTTTGGGAAGTACTAATAAGGATACCCACTCTTCTTGTTCTCGTTTTATAGATTTTTCTTCTACGGAAGATGAATTTGTAGGGAATGAAATTGTGACTGAGGGAGAAAAAAAATACCAATGCTCAGGTTTTTCAGTATATGATTTTGAAAAAGAAAGAACGGGAATAATTCTTTTAAAAAGTGATGTTTCTGAAACTTTAGCTTTTGGAGATAAACAGATTCTTTCCCTCGTTCTTTTTTCAGGTGGAATATTTTTTACTTTCCTTATTCTTTTTGAGATTGTAGTTTGGAGAATAATTACTTCTCCTTTGCATAGACTTCTTATTTCTATTCAAAAAGTAACTCAAAATTCAAGGAAACAAAAAATAAATATCGAATCAGGCTATGAAGTCGGAAAAATTTCTTCCGCATTTAATGAAATGATAGAGGTAGTAGAAAATGCTCGAGAAAACTTGGAAGAAAAGGTATTGAGTCGAACTGAAGAGTTGGAGAAAGTAAATAAATTTATGATAGGTCGTGAGTTAAGAATGATCGAACTTAAAAAAGAAATAAACAGATTAAAAAAAGAAAAAGAATTTTAA
- a CDS encoding prepilin-type N-terminal cleavage/methylation domain-containing protein yields the protein MMKIFCHNKKGISLIELLIYIAIMGILLTSIVSFITVNENMKKRNQAISEVEIQGWEAMRFITKSIKNAQSITGPIFGENSAVLTLVVDDVTKSPTIFDLNAGALRIKEGLSDPVTLTDSRMIVDTLSFTNFGSSTTKGSIKIQFNGSYFDTSENTDYQKTFYGTATPR from the coding sequence ATGATGAAAATATTTTGCCATAATAAAAAAGGAATATCATTGATAGAATTACTTATATACATTGCTATAATGGGTATACTTTTAACGTCTATAGTTTCATTTATTACTGTGAATGAAAATATGAAAAAAAGAAATCAAGCGATTTCAGAAGTAGAAATTCAAGGTTGGGAAGCAATGCGCTTTATAACAAAATCTATCAAGAATGCACAGAGCATTACAGGTCCTATTTTTGGTGAAAATTCAGCCGTGCTTACTCTCGTTGTGGACGATGTGACTAAGAGTCCTACAATCTTTGATTTGAATGCTGGTGCTTTGCGAATAAAAGAAGGACTTTCTGATCCTGTTACTCTTACGGATTCTCGAATGATTGTGGACACACTCTCTTTTACTAATTTTGGATCAAGCACAACAAAGGGAAGTATAAAAATACAGTTTAATGGAAGCTATTTCGATACAAGTGAAAATACTGATTATCAAAAAACATTTTATGGAACAGCAACCCCGAGGTAA